A genomic stretch from Arachis stenosperma cultivar V10309 chromosome 3, arast.V10309.gnm1.PFL2, whole genome shotgun sequence includes:
- the LOC130967445 gene encoding uncharacterized protein LOC130967445, which translates to MPSASKRRRAAAKKKKAQDNAIINSPPLGNGELKSEDIQNGDSPTHHENARQPASDAESMKQESSNVNNDQVKEGNEEEEACAIVIESDSQSNESSEAENISLEEPKTNEYDNEEHSDDSKNPACSENQPLVASIQMIQKTSWWSCCGLFEVLRASDR; encoded by the exons ATGCCATCAGCTTCTAAGAGAAGAAGGGCTGCTGCCAAGAAAAAGAAGGCACAGGATAACGCCATTATCAACTCTCCACCTCTAGGGAATGGTGAATTGAAATCCGAAGATATTCAAAATGGAGATTCACCTACACATCATGAAAATGCTCGACAACCTGCCTCCGATGCTGAGTCCATGAAACAAGAATCTAGCAATGTTAACAATGATCAAGTCAAAGAAGgaaatgaggaggaggaggcttGTGCTATTGTGATAGAGAGCGATTCGCAATCCAATGAGAGTTCTGAGGCTGAAAATATAAGTTTGGAGGAACCTAAGACAAATGAATATGATAATGAAGAACATTCTGATGATTCCAAGAATCCAGCATGCTCTGAAAATCAG CCACTTGTAGCATCTATACAGATGATTCAAAAGACCTCCTGGTGGAGTTGCTGTGGATTGTTTGAGGTTCTGCGAGCCTCGGATCGATGA
- the LOC130967759 gene encoding membrane protein PM19L-like, which produces MANEQMKPIATLLLLLNFCMYVIILGIGGWAMNRAIDHGFIIGPELALPAHFSPIYFPMGNAATGFFVAFALLAGVVGAASTISGFNHIRSWTSESLPSAASVATIAWTLTLLAMGFACKEIELQIRNARLRTMEAFLIILSATQLFYIAAIHGAAAYRR; this is translated from the exons ATGGCCAATGAGCAAATGAAGCCTATTGCCACCCTTCTTTTGTTGCTGAACTTCTGCATGTATGTCATAATTCTGGGCATTGGTGGATGGGCCATGAATAGAGCAATAGATCATGGTTTTATCATag GTCCAGAATTGGCACTACCAGCTCATTTTTCACCCATATACTTCCCTATGGGAAATGCTGCCACTGGCTTCTTTGTAGCATTTGCTCTGCTTGCTGGAGTAGTTGGTGCTGCATCAACGATTTCAGGATTCAATCATATTCGTTCATGGACTTCTGAGAGCTTGCCGTCTGCAGCTTCAGTTGCTACCATTGCTTGGACCCTTACACTCTTGGCCATGGG CTTTGCATGCAAAGAGATTGAGCTTCAAATCAGAAATGCACGCTTG AGAACAATGGAGGCTTTTCTAATTATCCTGTCAGCCACACAACTTTTCTACATTGCTGCTATTCATGGTGCTGCTGCATACAGGAGATGA
- the LOC130967760 gene encoding uncharacterized protein LOC130967760, whose product MGSQTAKIYRDLVRAVKNHIVNGKEHTNPHFLDFVSSEFHKNPNLLDTAALEQKLKLARDYTLMLNSVHHHKELLFSYNIAVDRSDEVRRTLGKSAASVGLRLPEVYQP is encoded by the exons ATGGGATCCCAAACGGCCAAGATCTATCGCGATCTTGTGAGAGCTGTGAAGAACCATATTGTGAATGGGAAGGAACACACCAATCCCCACTTTCTAGATTTCGTATCGTCTGAGTTCCATAAGAACCCTAATCTGCTTGATACTGCAGCTCTCGAGCAGAAATTAAAGCTTGCGCGCGATTACACTCTCATGCTTAACAGTGTCCACCATCACAAG GAATTGTTGTTCTCCTACAATATAGCGGTGGATAGGTCAGATGAAGTGAGAAGAACTCTTGGAAAATCTGCTGCCAGCGTCGGTCTTCGCCTCCCTGAGGTTTATCAGCCTTGA
- the LOC130965541 gene encoding uncharacterized protein LOC130965541 isoform X2, with protein MQVVPLPLPTATLRTSQRPSSALLPSLHLPFYPYSLPTNTTRLLLPPLHSATATPTPTQEPLLDTPTNESTFIDIGYISSVHGLHGELRVKPTTDFPQLRFSTPGRRWLRQKVLSAETLREVELEEGREHPALKSWILKFKGIDSVDQAKMLIGATLLVTEEDKPDLEEGEFYTHDLVGMRVFLKESRELVGTVINVFNSGANDLLQVSLDSSFDILDKSGKPRSAGTEASDQLVLVPFVEAIVPDVDMERREMHITPPKGLLELNLRYDERSKKERRQLEWKERKKFSKQLIAVKKKLVEMEQQHVFHGLRYGEKEQRRLLSEQIVDVNSKLLQEALQSLEQPIKRWNMAELVRSLEAKLISSLEISAESFVDRSKKLVGDMRMQEKGLTLMSKGKMAIVLLLSEIENQDCIRNPGNVETEATEGSPLTLHQKLLCNHETFVEDRVSVPLILVSSAEQIQPLTTLFTNNNHFGFDSEKVWFLEEEKLPVISSLPEGENKYKILMKSPWEILQAPAGSGGFISLFSKHNIMDNLINMGVEYIEVCCPSGRIAGGNSLLLGLVRSRGANIGIQISHANANALADSDKNVDMIFSVDFVNKLLKESNILQFDATEKANSYVEKVDKEWVTVTSSTPNSFELSCNIYSSLNACPLDKVCVLQVRE; from the exons ATGCAGGTTGTGCCATTGCCACTGCCCACTGCCACTCTCAGAACCTCTCAGCGACCATCCAGTGCTCTTCTTCCTTCCCTTCATTTACCTTTCTACCCTTATTCTCTCCCTACCAACACCACGCGCCTTCTCCTCCCTCCTCTCCATTCCGCCACTGCTACGCCTACACCTACCCAAGAGCCTCTTCTTGACACCCCCACCAATGAATCCACCTTCATCGATATTGGATACATTTCAAGTGTTCATGGTCTTCATGGCGAGCTTCGCGTCAAACCCACCACCGATTTCCCTCAACTCCGCTTCTCCACT CCCGGGAGAAGATGGTTGAGGCAGAAGGTTTTGAGTGCCGAAACCCTTCGAGAGGTCGAGCTTGAGGAAGGTAGAGAGCACCCTGCACTCAAGAGTTGGATACTTAAATTCAAAGGGATTGACTCTGTCGACCAg GCTAAGATGCTTATTGGTGCTACGTTGCTTGTCACGGAAGAAGACAAGCCAGACTTAGAGGAGGGTGAATTTTACACTCATGATCTTGTTGGGATGAGAGTTTTTTTGAAG GAAAGTAGAGAACTTGTGGGAACTGTTATTAATGTTTTCAATAGTGGAGCCAATGACCTACTACAAGTGTCACTTGATTCGTCTTTTGACATACTTGATAAAAGTGGCAAGCCAAGGTCAGCGGGAACAGAAGCATCTGATCAGCTTGTTTTGGTGCCTTTTGTCGAAGCAATTGTTCCAGATGTTGATATGGAAAGAAGAGAAATGCATATTACGCCCCCGAAAGGACTCCTTGAATTAAACCTACGATATGAtgaaaggtccaaaaaagaaaGGCGCCAACTT GAATGGAAGGAGAGGAAAAAGTTTTCAAAGCAGCTCatagcagtgaaaaagaaactTGTTGAAATGGAGCAACAGCATGTATTTCATGGACTTCGATATGGAGAGAAAGAACAGAGGAGATTGCTTAGTGAGCAGATTGTGGATGTCAACTCCAAATTGTTACAGGAGGCTTTACAAAGTCTTGAACAACCAATCAAGAG ATGGAACATGGCTGAGTTGGTCCGCTCCCTAGAAGCAAAGCTTATAAGTTCTCTGGAAATATCGGCAGAATCTTTCGTAGATAGAAGTAAGAAGTTGGTTGGAGATATGAGGATGCAGGAAAAGGGACTTACGCTCATGAGCAAAGGCAAAATGGCTATTGTCCTGCTTTTGAGTGAAATAGAGAATCAGGATTGCATTAGGAACCCTGGCAATGTTGAAACTGAAGCAACTGAAGGTTCACCACTTACCTTGCACCAAAAGTTACTCTGCAATCATGAAACTTTT GTCGAAGATCGTGTATCTGTGCCTTTAATTTTGGTCTCTTCAGCAGAACAAATCCAGCCTTTAACAACATTGTTTACAAACAATAATCATTTTGGATTTGactctgaaaag GTATGGTTTTTGGAAGAAGAGAAGCTACCGGTTATTAGCAGTTTGCCGGAAGGAGAGAACAAGTATAAGATCTTGATGAAATCGCCTTGGGAAATACTCCAAGCTCCTGCTGGATCTGGAGGATTTATTAGCTTGTTTTCAAAGCATAACATCATGGATAATCTTATCAACATGGGTGTTGAGTACATTGAG GTATGCTGTCCAAGTGGAAGAATTGCTGGTGGCAACTCTCTACTACTTGGGTTGGTTAGATCAAGGGGAGCCAATATTGGGATACAAATTTCACATGCAAATGCAAATGCACTAGCGGATTCGGATAAAAATGTTGACATGATATTCTCCGTGGATTTCGTGAATAAGTTATTGAAGGAGAGCAACATACTCCAGTTTGAtgcaacagaaaaggcaaattCCTATGTTGAGAAGGTTGACAAAGAGTGGGTTACTGTCACATCGTCCACCCCCAACTCATTTGAGCTATCGTGTAATATATATAGTTCCTTAAACGCGTGTCCTTTGGACAAGGTTTGTGTACTGCAGGTTAGAGAATAG
- the LOC130965541 gene encoding uncharacterized protein LOC130965541 isoform X1 produces the protein MQVVPLPLPTATLRTSQRPSSALLPSLHLPFYPYSLPTNTTRLLLPPLHSATATPTPTQEPLLDTPTNESTFIDIGYISSVHGLHGELRVKPTTDFPQLRFSTPGRRWLRQKVLSAETLREVELEEGREHPALKSWILKFKGIDSVDQAKMLIGATLLVTEEDKPDLEEGEFYTHDLVGMRVFLKESRELVGTVINVFNSGANDLLQVSLDSSFDILDKSGKPRSAGTEASDQLVLVPFVEAIVPDVDMERREMHITPPKGLLELNLRYDERSKKERRQLEWKERKKFSKQLIAVKKKLVEMEQQHVFHGLRYGEKEQRRLLSEQIVDVNSKLLQEALQSLEQPIKSRWNMAELVRSLEAKLISSLEISAESFVDRSKKLVGDMRMQEKGLTLMSKGKMAIVLLLSEIENQDCIRNPGNVETEATEGSPLTLHQKLLCNHETFVEDRVSVPLILVSSAEQIQPLTTLFTNNNHFGFDSEKVWFLEEEKLPVISSLPEGENKYKILMKSPWEILQAPAGSGGFISLFSKHNIMDNLINMGVEYIEVCCPSGRIAGGNSLLLGLVRSRGANIGIQISHANANALADSDKNVDMIFSVDFVNKLLKESNILQFDATEKANSYVEKVDKEWVTVTSSTPNSFELSCNIYSSLNACPLDKVCVLQVRE, from the exons ATGCAGGTTGTGCCATTGCCACTGCCCACTGCCACTCTCAGAACCTCTCAGCGACCATCCAGTGCTCTTCTTCCTTCCCTTCATTTACCTTTCTACCCTTATTCTCTCCCTACCAACACCACGCGCCTTCTCCTCCCTCCTCTCCATTCCGCCACTGCTACGCCTACACCTACCCAAGAGCCTCTTCTTGACACCCCCACCAATGAATCCACCTTCATCGATATTGGATACATTTCAAGTGTTCATGGTCTTCATGGCGAGCTTCGCGTCAAACCCACCACCGATTTCCCTCAACTCCGCTTCTCCACT CCCGGGAGAAGATGGTTGAGGCAGAAGGTTTTGAGTGCCGAAACCCTTCGAGAGGTCGAGCTTGAGGAAGGTAGAGAGCACCCTGCACTCAAGAGTTGGATACTTAAATTCAAAGGGATTGACTCTGTCGACCAg GCTAAGATGCTTATTGGTGCTACGTTGCTTGTCACGGAAGAAGACAAGCCAGACTTAGAGGAGGGTGAATTTTACACTCATGATCTTGTTGGGATGAGAGTTTTTTTGAAG GAAAGTAGAGAACTTGTGGGAACTGTTATTAATGTTTTCAATAGTGGAGCCAATGACCTACTACAAGTGTCACTTGATTCGTCTTTTGACATACTTGATAAAAGTGGCAAGCCAAGGTCAGCGGGAACAGAAGCATCTGATCAGCTTGTTTTGGTGCCTTTTGTCGAAGCAATTGTTCCAGATGTTGATATGGAAAGAAGAGAAATGCATATTACGCCCCCGAAAGGACTCCTTGAATTAAACCTACGATATGAtgaaaggtccaaaaaagaaaGGCGCCAACTT GAATGGAAGGAGAGGAAAAAGTTTTCAAAGCAGCTCatagcagtgaaaaagaaactTGTTGAAATGGAGCAACAGCATGTATTTCATGGACTTCGATATGGAGAGAAAGAACAGAGGAGATTGCTTAGTGAGCAGATTGTGGATGTCAACTCCAAATTGTTACAGGAGGCTTTACAAAGTCTTGAACAACCAATCAAGAG CAGATGGAACATGGCTGAGTTGGTCCGCTCCCTAGAAGCAAAGCTTATAAGTTCTCTGGAAATATCGGCAGAATCTTTCGTAGATAGAAGTAAGAAGTTGGTTGGAGATATGAGGATGCAGGAAAAGGGACTTACGCTCATGAGCAAAGGCAAAATGGCTATTGTCCTGCTTTTGAGTGAAATAGAGAATCAGGATTGCATTAGGAACCCTGGCAATGTTGAAACTGAAGCAACTGAAGGTTCACCACTTACCTTGCACCAAAAGTTACTCTGCAATCATGAAACTTTT GTCGAAGATCGTGTATCTGTGCCTTTAATTTTGGTCTCTTCAGCAGAACAAATCCAGCCTTTAACAACATTGTTTACAAACAATAATCATTTTGGATTTGactctgaaaag GTATGGTTTTTGGAAGAAGAGAAGCTACCGGTTATTAGCAGTTTGCCGGAAGGAGAGAACAAGTATAAGATCTTGATGAAATCGCCTTGGGAAATACTCCAAGCTCCTGCTGGATCTGGAGGATTTATTAGCTTGTTTTCAAAGCATAACATCATGGATAATCTTATCAACATGGGTGTTGAGTACATTGAG GTATGCTGTCCAAGTGGAAGAATTGCTGGTGGCAACTCTCTACTACTTGGGTTGGTTAGATCAAGGGGAGCCAATATTGGGATACAAATTTCACATGCAAATGCAAATGCACTAGCGGATTCGGATAAAAATGTTGACATGATATTCTCCGTGGATTTCGTGAATAAGTTATTGAAGGAGAGCAACATACTCCAGTTTGAtgcaacagaaaaggcaaattCCTATGTTGAGAAGGTTGACAAAGAGTGGGTTACTGTCACATCGTCCACCCCCAACTCATTTGAGCTATCGTGTAATATATATAGTTCCTTAAACGCGTGTCCTTTGGACAAGGTTTGTGTACTGCAGGTTAGAGAATAG